The DNA sequence AAATGTTTAGCTTACAGAACTGCTTGTGAAGCTCTAGTGGATGAGTACGAGTAAATGTTGCACTTATTCTTGCAATTTATCTTATAAAATCCTTAAAGATTGATTTTAAAAATTTACAACAAGGTTTTAAAAAGCAATACTTAAATCGTTTTTTATGTTTAATTAATTTGACAATGATTGTATATTTTATTCTTTTGCAAATATTGTTAATTTTTGAAGATGTTATCAATTCTGCGATTTTTTATCGACAATATTTAATTGGTATTTATACTATTTTGTTTTTAATAATGTTGATTTATATAAATACAACTTTTAAAGATAGATTAGAGGAGGAGATTATTTATCAAAAGAATAGGCAATTAGAAGATTTAGCAAATTATAATCGACAAATAGAATCGCTTTATAATGAACTAAGGAATTTTCGGCATGACTATATAAATATTTTAAGTAGTATAAAAACAGGGATTGATAATCGCGATATTGATATTATATCTAGCGTCTATAATTCAGTCTTGTCAAAAACCACGGAGCAGTTTCAAAATCCAAAATATAATATTACCAATTTAATAAAAGTAAAAAATGAAGCAGTTAAAAGCATTTTATCCGCAAAGTTACTTGAAGCACAAAGTAAAGGAATAAACATTAGCGTTGAAGCAGAAAAAGATTTCAGTGAGTCACAAATGGAATTGTTGGATTTTGTTACAATTCTCTCAATATTAATGGACAATGCCATTGAAGGAGCTCAGTTAGCACAGAGTTCGGAAATAACGGTAGCTCTTTTTAATAGTGGTAATACAAATGTCTTGATTATAGAAAATACTACGGATGTTGCAAAGATTGATACATCAGATATCTTTTTATGTGGTTTTTCTTCAAAAGGCAAAGATCGGGGAATTGGTTTATATAATGTAGCAAATATATTGAAAAAATATCCTAATGTATCCATTATTACGCAAAGCAAGGATTTTCATTTTAGACAGACAATTGAAATGAGATAAATTATTAGGAAATAAAAATACTTACATACTTAGTTGTAAGTATTTTTATTTTAGTGAGAATAGGTAAATAACAGATGATTAATGTCTCCCATTTAAAAGTTTCCACCAATCAATTGCATTCATAAGAAATCCACCTCCTTGTATTTATTCTATCGAAATTTAAAGAAAATAGAAGACCATTGTCACAATTGGCTTGTATTTTGTCATAACTGGTAAATAAATTCCTAGAACTATTACAGAATATGACAAAATAATGACAGACTTTGACAAATTTCTTTCAAATGAGTGAAGTTAAGCTACAATCAGTTTATAAAATGTAAATGAAGGCAATAAAAGTGTATCAGAATCGATCAAGTCCATATTAGTGATAAATATTGAATCTAACCATATAAAGGAGAAATAGTAATTATGAAGAATCAAAATTGTAATAAAGAAGTTCAACGCTTTTCAATCCGAAAATATTCATTTGGTGTTGCATCTGTATTATTAGGATGTTTTCTGTTTGGTATCACTAATGTTTCAGCCGATGAGAACTCAACGGCTACCATTTCGACTACCACAGAGATTATGTCTTCTCATTATGGGAAAACAATGACTTCTAATTCCGAAAATAGCACTAACAATAATTCGGTAGTAGATAGGAATAACTCAGATACAACTTCTGTAATTGATAATACTCAATCTAAAAATGAGGAAAAAGCTGGCACAATTCAAACTAAACCAGTTGAAAATGTCTCGATATCAAAAAATGAGGTATTATCTTCAACTTCTACACCTAATGACAGTGTAGAGTCTAAAAATAATTCAACAACCTCTATGTCAAGTACTAAAGTCAAAGAGACTGATGATTCTAACAAAGATATATCATCAAGTACTACCTCTTCTATTCAGAAAAAAGATATTCGCATCTCAAAGGATGATAGTCTTGTTGATGAAAATTCGGGTGAAATAAAAGAAATGGTAACAAAGCCTACCTTTACTCCCAAAATAGTACGACATGCTCTAGCTATAAATAATGGTTCGGTGGCAAGAGGTGATGATTATCCATGGAAACATGATAGTGTAGATCCTAATAATAGACACATTGATAAGTGGAGATTATACACAAGAGAATGTACCTCTTTTACTGCTTATCGTCTTAGCTCAGTAAATCATTTTGAACTTCCTGGAGCCTATGGTAATGGAGGACAATGGGGCGGACGTGCAAGACGAGAGGGCTACAGAGTTGATATGAATCCTGCAAAGGGTTCGGTTGCTTGGCTAGATGATGGCTCCTATGGTCATGTTGCTTGGGTATCAAATGTTATTGGAAATAATGTAGAAATTGAAGAATATAACTATGGATATACACATAATTATCACATTCGAACGGTTTCTAAAACGGCATTTAGTGGTTATATCCATTTTAAAGATCTTGCTGGTGGTTCAACTCCTAGTGAACCTACAAAACCTAATACAGGAGGTACATTACCTTCTTCAGGAACCTATCATTTTACAGACCGTAAAGGAATCAAAGCAGAACCTAAAATATCTAGTCCAGACCTTGCTTATTATGATAATGGTTATAGTGTAACTTATGATAAGACTTTAATTGCTGATAATTATGAATGGATTTCGTATGTATCTTACTCAGGGAACCGTCGTTATATTGCTATAAATAAAATTGCAACACCAACCACTCCAGTTGTCAAAGGGACAATTAACATACAAAATAAAAATGATCAAGCAGGAACTTTTGATGTTGTAATCACAAATGTATCAAGTAATAGTGGTTTAAAAGAAGTACAAGTTCCAACTTGGTCTACTCAGAATGGTCAAGATGATATTATTTGGTATAGAGCTACTAAACAAAATGATGGCACTTATAAAGTTTCTGTAAATATTCACGATCATAAAAATAATCGTGGGGAATATAATATCCATCTTTATTACGTTATAGACAATGGTAAACAAATAGGTGTAGGTGGCACCAAAACGACAATTGCAGAAGTACAAACTCCAGCAGTTACTCTTACAGGAACTATTAACATACAAAATAAGAATAATCAAACAGGGACATTTGATGTAGTTATTTCAAATGTTGCTAGTCCGAATGGTGTAAAAGAAGTTAAAGTACCTATTTGGGCAAGTCAAAATGGTCAAGATGATATTATTTGGTATAGAGCCACTAAACAAAACGATGGCACTTATAAAGTTTCAGTTCGTGCAAGTGATCATAAAAATTACCAAGGAGAGTACAATATCCATTTATATTATGTCCAAAACGATGGTAAATTAGTTGGTGTTACTGGTACAAAAACAGACGTACACTTTATCACAAAACCTGCTATACCTGACAGAGGAGTTTATACTTTTACAGGACGATTTAGTATTAAAGCAGAGCCTAAAATTTCTTCTCCTGAATTAGCTTATTATGAAGCTGGAAATACAGTTAATTATGATAAAGTTCTATTTGCAGATGGACATTATTGGATTAGTTACCTTTCCTTCTCAGGCAATCGTCGATATATCAGCATTGCCTAATTTTCTAAAGGCAGAAAATAGGAAATACACATATGTTACAAATAAATTACAAATATTTCTAAAATATGTTGATTTTTACAAAACAAAGTTATATAATGACTTTGGAATTTAAAGATTCCTGAAAAAGAAAGGAAATACAATGAAAAAATCATATAAATTAGCAAGTGTAACCATGTTGTGCTCTATGCTCTTACTTGGTGCTTGTCATAAACACGAAGTCAAAAGTGGGACAAATGGACATTCAGTAAAAACAACGAAAACAACAAAAAGTAGTAGCTCTAAAAAGACAAAAGCTTCTCAAAATAACAAAACGTCTACTAATGATAATAAAACAACTGATAAAGAGCAAGACAATTCGGTTACAAATGCTCAATCATCAGAGATTAGTAATTCAAATAGCCAAAATAGTGCAAGTAGTCAGCAATCTTCTACTCCTTCAATTGTTCAATCTCAAGGAGGAGGTACTCAAGTAACCTCTGGAACTCTTGAACTGTACCAAGACACGCCAGTTTATGCTTCACCAGATAAATCAAGCGAAGTTGCCTATACTTATCCTAAAGGAAATGTTGATTGGGATCAGTATGTTTTTGAAAACGGTGAAAATTGGTATAGTTTTGTAGTTTCTAATGGAACAGAGTCTAAGCGTTACTACATAGCCTATTCAGATGTAAAACATTAAAGATATTGTTAACCTTTTTTCTTGGACAAGAGAAATATTACAAATAAATTACAAACATTTATAAAATGTGTTAATTTTTACAAAACAAAGTTGTATAATGATTTTGGAATTTAAGGATTCCTGAAAAAGAAAGGAAATACAATGAAAAATTCATATAAATTAGCAAGTATAACTATGTTGTGCTCTTTGCTTTTACTGAGCGCTTGCCATAAAAATGAAACAAAAAGTGATTCGAATGACCATTCGACAGTAAAGACTGCACAAAGTAGTTCTAAAAAAGCAAAATCATCTAAAGCTAAGAAAAAGATGACTGCTAACGCGAGTAGTAATAAAAAAGCAGGGGACAGTACTCAATCTGCTGCTAGTGAACAGATGTCACCTGCTCAATCATCAACTACTCAACCCTCTTCAAGTGCAACTAACGCCGATAGTAATACTTCTCCTGCAGCAGAAGCAAAGTCTACAGTTGACGTAAACGCTCTTGCTAGTGGTGATTTTTCAACAATTTCAGGAACTTGGAGTAATGACTTGGGAAAAAGTATTACCATTAATTCTAATGGTCAAGCTGCTTTTGCAGGTGAGAAAAGAGAGTATGGTCTTACTTCTGAAAAAATAGTCGCGAACACATTTTGGGGAACGATTTATCCTAAAGACGCTCAAGTAGGTGGTGCTGCTTTTATTGTGGTTCCTGCTGGTGTAGCTGATCCTGTTACGGGACAGGTTTCTAATACAGACCGGATTTTGAGTGGGCAAGATGAAAATGCCAATACACATCCTTTCTACAGAAATTAAGATTATAGAAATAAATTAGAAAGTAGGACAAGTGATGAAAAAAATGTTTGATCACAAAGAACAACGTTTTTCCATTCGTAAATATTCGTGTGGTGCGGCTTCTGTTTTGATTGGATGTGTCCTCTTTATGGGCGGTCAAACCGTGTCAGCTGATGAACAAGCCACGACAGGAACAGTACCTGAAGCAGCTCAAGTTGGCACAGCAAATAAGACTCAAAACACAACTGAATCAATTGATGTGTCTTCTCAATCAGCAGCAACTCAAAAAGAAACTGCTGTAACAACAACTGCGCCAGCTAGCTCATCAGCAGACACGGGTGTTGCTAAAACGTCTTCTGAAAATACTCAAAAGACGATAACGGCAGATAAAGCTGTTTCTGTAGCTACAGAGACGACACCTTCTCAACCAACGACTGTTGATGCAGCGACACAGACAGAAGACGAAACAACAAATTCATCTGTTGATGCAACAACAGACACAGCTACCCCTTCAACAACTGTAAAAGTTGAAAAGAGTCCTGTCGAAAAAGAAGCAGGGAAAGAAGAAGCTGATGTTGCGAAATTGATGGATAAAACGCAACCAGCACAACAAGCTCGTCTTGCAGAATCCAAAGTAACGCAAAGTGTACCTTCTTTACCAAGTCAGGGCTATTACACTTATACGAAACGTACGGAAGTGAAAAATGAACCGAAAGCAAGTGCAGCATTGCAATTTTATGTAAATGCGGGGGATCGTGTTTTTTACGACCAAGTTTTGATTGCAGATGGATACCAATGGCTAAGTTACCGCTCTTATAGTGGTGTTCGTCGCTATGCGGCTATTAACAAGCTGATTCAATCTGAACCTCAACAGCCAGCAAAGCAAACACCTTCTTCAACAGGAACTTTCCCTTCTAGAGGAAGATATATTTTCTCTGGAACGACAGAGGTTAAGAATGAAGCCAAATTGTCAGCTCCGACACAATTTACTTTTAATAGAGGCGATAGCGTTAACTATGATAAAGTGCTGGAAAATGATGGTTATCAATGGATTAGCTATATTTCTTATAGTGGAATGCGTCGTTATGCAGCTGTTACAAAGTTAGCTCAGCCAGCACCTCAAAGACCAGCTCAAAGTCAAGTGACAGGTACGATTCACATTGAAAATAAGACCTCGCAAGGCTTTGATGTGGTGGTGACGAATGTCAACTCGACCAAGGGTGTGAAGACGGTGAAGTTGCCTATTTGGTCTAGCCAAGGCGGTCAAGATGACATCATCTGGTACGATGCCACTAAGCAAAATGACGGCACTTATAAATTGAGTGTGGACATTCGTCGTCATAAGAATAACTACGGTGACTATAATGTGCACATGTATTACGTTCAGTCAGACGGCAGCTTGCAAGGTGTGACGGGTACCACGACTAAGGTGGAAGAACCTAAATATAGTGTGACCGGCACGATTCACATTGAAAATAAGACTTCGCAAGGTTTTGATGTGGTGGTGACGAATGTCAGCTCGACCAAGGGTGTGAAGACAGTGAAGCTGCCTGTTTGGTCCAGTCAAGGCGGTCAAGATGACATCATCTGGTACGATGCAGCCAAGCAAACAGATGGCACCTATAAGTTGAGTGTGGATATTCGTCGCCATAAAAATAATCGAGGCGAATACAACATTCACATGTATTACGTTCAGTCGGATGGTAGCTTGCAAGGTGTAACGGGTACCACGACTAAGGTGGAAGAACCCAAATACAGCGTGACTGGCACGATTCACATTGAGAATAAAACTTCGCAAGGCTTTGATGTGGTGGTGACGAATGTCAGCTCGACCAAGGGTGTGAAGACAGTGAAGTTGCCTATTTGGTCTAGTCAAGGCGGTCAAGATGATGTGATTTGGTATGATGCAGTCAAGCAAACAGACGGCACCTACAAGTTGAGTGTGGATATTCGTCGTCATAAAAATAATCGAGGCGAATACAACATTCACATGTATTACGTTCAGTCAGACGGCAGTTTGCAAGGTGTGACGGGTACGACAACTAAGGTGGAAGGCCCTCAAACAGGTGCAAAAGAAGTACAATATAATGGTTCTTACTACTTTATCCAAGGTAAATATGATGAAATTGTAGTGGCAAACAAAAAGCATCCGATGGCTGCTAACTACAATCCTGGTGAAAATCCAACTGCAAAAGCTGCTTTTCTTCGATTAAGAAATGATATGATTGCTCAAGGCTATAATGTTGGTTATGCTTACAGCGGATTTAGAAGTTATGATTATCAAAAAGTTCTGTATCAAAATTATGTGAACAAAGATGGTCAAGCTGCTGCGGATCGTTACTCTGCACGTCCGGGTTATAATGAGCACCAAACAGGTCTTGTCTTTGATTTAACGGATAAAGCGGGCAATCTTTTAGAGGATACTGCTGCAAGTAATTGGTTGAAGAACAATGCATATCGCTACGGTTTTGTAGTCCGTTACCAACCAGGGAAAGAAGCTTCGACAGGATATATGCCAGAAGCATGGCATATTCGTTATATCGGTAAGGAAGCTGATGAAGTTTACCATTCTGGTTTGAGTTTAGAGGAATATTATGGCTTTGAAGGTGGAGATTACGCTTCATCAGTAATCCCGTCAAAACCAACAACTCCGTCTCCCCAAACACCCTCTATCCCTGCTCAAGGTGTCTATCGTTTTACAAAATGCTCCTCTATCAAAGCAGAAGCTAGAATGTCAGCCCCTGAATTGGCTTATTATGATGCCGGGCAATCGGTCACTTATGATAAGGTTTTGAATGCAGATGGTGCGACATGGATTTCTTACATTGCTTTTAGCGGAAAGAGACGGTATATTGCTATTGCTTAATTCAAACTTTACAACATCTA is a window from the Streptococcus anginosus subsp. whileyi MAS624 genome containing:
- a CDS encoding sensor histidine kinase, giving the protein MIVYFILLQILLIFEDVINSAIFYRQYLIGIYTILFLIMLIYINTTFKDRLEEEIIYQKNRQLEDLANYNRQIESLYNELRNFRHDYINILSSIKTGIDNRDIDIISSVYNSVLSKTTEQFQNPKYNITNLIKVKNEAVKSILSAKLLEAQSKGINISVEAEKDFSESQMELLDFVTILSILMDNAIEGAQLAQSSEITVALFNSGNTNVLIIENTTDVAKIDTSDIFLCGFSSKGKDRGIGLYNVANILKKYPNVSIITQSKDFHFRQTIEMR
- a CDS encoding GBS Bsp-like repeat-containing protein, which produces MKNQNCNKEVQRFSIRKYSFGVASVLLGCFLFGITNVSADENSTATISTTTEIMSSHYGKTMTSNSENSTNNNSVVDRNNSDTTSVIDNTQSKNEEKAGTIQTKPVENVSISKNEVLSSTSTPNDSVESKNNSTTSMSSTKVKETDDSNKDISSSTTSSIQKKDIRISKDDSLVDENSGEIKEMVTKPTFTPKIVRHALAINNGSVARGDDYPWKHDSVDPNNRHIDKWRLYTRECTSFTAYRLSSVNHFELPGAYGNGGQWGGRARREGYRVDMNPAKGSVAWLDDGSYGHVAWVSNVIGNNVEIEEYNYGYTHNYHIRTVSKTAFSGYIHFKDLAGGSTPSEPTKPNTGGTLPSSGTYHFTDRKGIKAEPKISSPDLAYYDNGYSVTYDKTLIADNYEWISYVSYSGNRRYIAINKIATPTTPVVKGTINIQNKNDQAGTFDVVITNVSSNSGLKEVQVPTWSTQNGQDDIIWYRATKQNDGTYKVSVNIHDHKNNRGEYNIHLYYVIDNGKQIGVGGTKTTIAEVQTPAVTLTGTINIQNKNNQTGTFDVVISNVASPNGVKEVKVPIWASQNGQDDIIWYRATKQNDGTYKVSVRASDHKNYQGEYNIHLYYVQNDGKLVGVTGTKTDVHFITKPAIPDRGVYTFTGRFSIKAEPKISSPELAYYEAGNTVNYDKVLFADGHYWISYLSFSGNRRYISIA
- a CDS encoding SH3 domain-containing protein; translated protein: MKKSYKLASVTMLCSMLLLGACHKHEVKSGTNGHSVKTTKTTKSSSSKKTKASQNNKTSTNDNKTTDKEQDNSVTNAQSSEISNSNSQNSASSQQSSTPSIVQSQGGGTQVTSGTLELYQDTPVYASPDKSSEVAYTYPKGNVDWDQYVFENGENWYSFVVSNGTESKRYYIAYSDVKH
- a CDS encoding DUF6287 domain-containing protein, giving the protein MKNSYKLASITMLCSLLLLSACHKNETKSDSNDHSTVKTAQSSSKKAKSSKAKKKMTANASSNKKAGDSTQSAASEQMSPAQSSTTQPSSSATNADSNTSPAAEAKSTVDVNALASGDFSTISGTWSNDLGKSITINSNGQAAFAGEKREYGLTSEKIVANTFWGTIYPKDAQVGGAAFIVVPAGVADPVTGQVSNTDRILSGQDENANTHPFYRN
- the ldcB gene encoding LD-carboxypeptidase LdcB/DacB, with protein sequence MKKMFDHKEQRFSIRKYSCGAASVLIGCVLFMGGQTVSADEQATTGTVPEAAQVGTANKTQNTTESIDVSSQSAATQKETAVTTTAPASSSADTGVAKTSSENTQKTITADKAVSVATETTPSQPTTVDAATQTEDETTNSSVDATTDTATPSTTVKVEKSPVEKEAGKEEADVAKLMDKTQPAQQARLAESKVTQSVPSLPSQGYYTYTKRTEVKNEPKASAALQFYVNAGDRVFYDQVLIADGYQWLSYRSYSGVRRYAAINKLIQSEPQQPAKQTPSSTGTFPSRGRYIFSGTTEVKNEAKLSAPTQFTFNRGDSVNYDKVLENDGYQWISYISYSGMRRYAAVTKLAQPAPQRPAQSQVTGTIHIENKTSQGFDVVVTNVNSTKGVKTVKLPIWSSQGGQDDIIWYDATKQNDGTYKLSVDIRRHKNNYGDYNVHMYYVQSDGSLQGVTGTTTKVEEPKYSVTGTIHIENKTSQGFDVVVTNVSSTKGVKTVKLPVWSSQGGQDDIIWYDAAKQTDGTYKLSVDIRRHKNNRGEYNIHMYYVQSDGSLQGVTGTTTKVEEPKYSVTGTIHIENKTSQGFDVVVTNVSSTKGVKTVKLPIWSSQGGQDDVIWYDAVKQTDGTYKLSVDIRRHKNNRGEYNIHMYYVQSDGSLQGVTGTTTKVEGPQTGAKEVQYNGSYYFIQGKYDEIVVANKKHPMAANYNPGENPTAKAAFLRLRNDMIAQGYNVGYAYSGFRSYDYQKVLYQNYVNKDGQAAADRYSARPGYNEHQTGLVFDLTDKAGNLLEDTAASNWLKNNAYRYGFVVRYQPGKEASTGYMPEAWHIRYIGKEADEVYHSGLSLEEYYGFEGGDYASSVIPSKPTTPSPQTPSIPAQGVYRFTKCSSIKAEARMSAPELAYYDAGQSVTYDKVLNADGATWISYIAFSGKRRYIAIA